The following are from one region of the Planctomonas sp. JC2975 genome:
- a CDS encoding ABC transporter ATP-binding protein, with product MTVADSTSARASTSASGSNPNAAQEIAFEVAGIGKTFPGNPPVVALDNIDLRVERGEFLVLLGPSGCGKSTLLEILSGLQEPTEGTATFNGSQIHGPSPELGVVFQDASLYPWRTIAHNVELGLELKGTPTTERRAIAADTLASVGLAGFERKYPHQLSGGMRQRAGIARALATRPEVLLMDEPFGAVDHLTRIQLQHELLSLWERDRKTVVFVTHDVGEAVFLADRIVVLSPRPGRVYRQIQVDAPRPRQRGDHQLLDLEAAIYGILHELGADRLGTDGLAGPASADASGDDRLAADRSEREVQNA from the coding sequence ATGACCGTGGCCGACAGCACATCCGCGCGGGCTTCCACGTCAGCGTCGGGGAGCAACCCGAACGCCGCACAGGAGATCGCGTTCGAGGTCGCCGGTATCGGCAAGACGTTCCCCGGCAACCCGCCCGTCGTCGCTCTCGACAACATCGACCTGCGTGTCGAGCGCGGAGAATTCCTCGTGCTCCTCGGACCGAGCGGATGCGGCAAGAGCACCCTGCTTGAGATCCTCTCTGGGCTCCAGGAACCGACCGAAGGCACTGCCACGTTCAACGGGTCGCAGATCCACGGCCCGAGCCCCGAACTCGGCGTCGTGTTCCAGGATGCCTCGCTCTATCCCTGGCGGACCATCGCGCACAATGTGGAACTCGGCCTCGAGCTCAAGGGAACCCCGACAACAGAACGGCGTGCCATTGCTGCGGACACGCTGGCATCCGTAGGCCTCGCCGGATTCGAGCGCAAATACCCGCACCAGCTCTCGGGAGGGATGCGCCAGCGCGCCGGGATCGCACGCGCACTGGCCACCCGGCCGGAAGTGCTACTGATGGACGAGCCATTCGGCGCCGTCGACCACCTCACTCGCATTCAGCTGCAGCACGAGCTGCTCTCGTTGTGGGAGAGGGACCGCAAGACAGTCGTCTTCGTCACGCATGACGTGGGCGAGGCTGTGTTCCTCGCCGACCGGATCGTCGTACTGTCCCCACGGCCGGGTCGTGTCTACCGACAGATCCAGGTCGATGCCCCGAGGCCGCGGCAACGCGGCGACCACCAGCTGCTGGACCTCGAGGCGGCGATCTACGGAATCCTGCACGAGCTCGGTGCCGACAGGCTCGGTACCGACGGCCTTGCCGGCCCGGCCTCCGCGGACGCCAGTGGTGACGACCGACTCGCAGCAGATCGGTCCGAACGGGAGGTGCAGAACGCATGA
- a CDS encoding sulfurtransferase, protein MSTRETAFISADDLRSLLGRNELVVLDVRFQPVEGAQPAEYAAGHIPGAVFVDLPAELAGPGGGNAGRYPLPAVELLQAFARRWGVSADSTVVVYDDRQGLSAARAWWVLTWAGVPGVRVLDGGYSGWLAGGNPSSTAAHVPATGDVTLSPGHLDVIGEDDIDHLIEGGVLLDVRSPRQYEGDPDKPATGHIPGAVNVDSRGNVDERGLLLAESELRERYGSVGADGNTPIAAYCGGGVVGAHTVLVLSTLGLRAGLYPGSWSAWSTNSHNPITTGPLP, encoded by the coding sequence ATGAGCACACGCGAGACCGCGTTCATCTCAGCGGACGACCTCCGCTCTCTGCTTGGCCGGAACGAGCTGGTGGTCCTCGACGTGCGCTTCCAGCCGGTCGAGGGAGCTCAGCCCGCCGAATACGCGGCAGGACACATCCCCGGCGCCGTGTTCGTCGATCTGCCTGCGGAGCTCGCTGGTCCGGGCGGCGGAAACGCTGGACGATATCCGCTGCCTGCCGTCGAGCTGTTGCAGGCATTCGCGCGACGCTGGGGCGTGAGTGCTGACAGCACGGTCGTCGTCTACGACGACAGGCAGGGTCTATCCGCCGCTCGCGCTTGGTGGGTGCTCACCTGGGCTGGCGTCCCCGGTGTTCGCGTGCTCGACGGCGGGTATTCCGGATGGCTGGCCGGCGGCAATCCGTCCAGCACCGCCGCGCATGTGCCCGCCACCGGCGACGTGACGCTGTCGCCTGGTCATCTAGACGTGATCGGCGAGGACGACATCGACCACCTCATTGAGGGTGGCGTGCTTCTCGATGTACGCAGCCCGCGCCAGTACGAGGGCGATCCAGACAAACCCGCGACCGGGCACATCCCTGGCGCCGTCAATGTGGACTCGAGGGGCAACGTAGACGAACGCGGACTGCTCTTGGCCGAAAGCGAACTGCGCGAACGCTACGGTTCCGTCGGCGCAGACGGAAACACACCCATCGCCGCCTACTGCGGTGGAGGTGTGGTCGGCGCCCACACCGTACTCGTGCTCAGCACACTCGGCCTGCGCGCCGGACTCTATCCCGGATCATGGTCGGCGTGGAGCACCAACTCCCACAACCCGATCACGACCGGTCCGCTGCCCTGA
- a CDS encoding NIPSNAP family protein codes for MTIQLRRYQLRPGTLPTWVEYWRRDVAPLRREFGFGIRFASADHANDQFVWALEFDGTPEELAEQDRLYHASPQWAERNDDQNIPLIDTTIAVIEDVTVAAPGLLNAEANL; via the coding sequence ATGACCATTCAGCTCCGCCGTTATCAGCTGCGGCCAGGAACCCTGCCCACGTGGGTCGAATACTGGCGCAGAGACGTCGCTCCCCTGCGCCGGGAGTTCGGCTTCGGCATCCGATTCGCCTCCGCCGACCACGCGAACGACCAGTTCGTCTGGGCCCTCGAGTTCGACGGCACCCCCGAAGAACTCGCGGAACAGGATCGCCTCTACCACGCATCGCCACAATGGGCGGAGCGGAACGACGACCAGAACATACCGCTGATCGACACCACAATCGCGGTCATAGAGGACGTTACGGTGGCCGCCCCCGGGTTGCTGAACGCTGAGGCGAACCTATAG
- a CDS encoding OsmC family protein, with the protein MISDPDDDRVIVASHVHGAMTDVRGRYVISGADFELVTDGSVRSGGRGEAASSLDLLVASLVSCALNAFRYDLVPPGRPERSVEIFARVERDLTADSLGTLILECFFDDVDSITAEDLVDQYKRRCRIYAAVKDSLPIVFIPHVTRA; encoded by the coding sequence ATGATCAGCGACCCGGACGATGACCGCGTCATCGTCGCGAGCCACGTGCACGGCGCAATGACCGACGTGCGCGGCCGATATGTCATCAGTGGGGCCGACTTCGAGCTTGTCACCGACGGATCCGTGCGCAGCGGCGGTCGCGGGGAGGCGGCGAGCTCGCTCGACCTTCTAGTAGCCTCCCTCGTCTCCTGCGCCCTCAACGCATTCCGCTACGACCTCGTGCCGCCCGGACGCCCGGAACGGTCAGTGGAGATCTTCGCTCGCGTAGAACGCGACCTCACCGCGGACTCGCTAGGCACGCTCATCCTCGAGTGCTTCTTCGACGACGTCGACTCGATCACGGCCGAAGACCTCGTCGACCAGTACAAGAGACGGTGCCGCATCTACGCGGCGGTCAAGGACAGCCTGCCCATTGTCTTCATTCCACATGTAACGCGGGCCTGA
- a CDS encoding rhodanese-like domain-containing protein: MSPRLGPAAQSELLISASEAMTAMSELVFVEIAPWRAMTVSPDPIEGSIPGARLASVATDFAGTPTPTSGRLPLPDAESVTALVASWGDTTPEQPMPFDVSHAPIVVYTRRCEEFSSSTRAWFTLLQSGIGHVRVLDGGLPAWAEAGGPLGDSIHSASGSASDRPSVPRRDGAHDSVATKPPFDVLDVEKVQWVAATGTLLDARPEAAYNGTADVERSGHIPGARNAPMTELLDPRGRLRDATWLRRWFLARNAVGRHQVAAYCGGGVASSALVFAGATIGQRVDLYIDSWSAWERDLTLPVEKTSGPATAARGFTDC, translated from the coding sequence ATGTCACCCCGGCTCGGACCTGCTGCACAAAGCGAACTACTCATCTCGGCCAGCGAAGCGATGACCGCGATGAGCGAGTTGGTATTCGTCGAGATCGCACCCTGGCGCGCGATGACGGTGTCGCCTGACCCGATTGAGGGCAGCATTCCCGGGGCACGATTAGCTTCAGTCGCCACGGACTTTGCCGGCACACCCACGCCAACGAGCGGCCGCCTCCCACTGCCGGACGCCGAGAGTGTGACCGCGCTCGTCGCATCGTGGGGCGACACTACGCCGGAACAGCCGATGCCCTTCGACGTGAGCCACGCGCCAATCGTCGTATACACGCGGCGTTGCGAAGAGTTCTCGTCATCAACCCGAGCCTGGTTCACGCTGCTCCAGTCGGGAATCGGGCACGTGCGGGTATTGGATGGCGGCCTCCCCGCATGGGCCGAAGCCGGAGGGCCGCTCGGCGACAGCATTCACTCGGCTTCCGGATCGGCAAGCGATCGACCGTCCGTGCCGCGACGAGACGGAGCACATGACTCCGTGGCGACCAAGCCTCCCTTCGACGTCCTCGACGTCGAAAAGGTTCAGTGGGTTGCCGCCACGGGAACCCTGCTCGACGCACGCCCGGAGGCCGCCTACAACGGAACCGCGGACGTAGAACGCAGCGGCCACATTCCTGGGGCCCGAAACGCACCGATGACCGAACTCCTGGATCCACGAGGGCGGCTCCGCGACGCTACCTGGCTACGCCGGTGGTTCCTGGCTCGCAACGCTGTTGGGCGGCATCAGGTGGCCGCATACTGCGGAGGCGGCGTCGCAAGCTCGGCACTAGTGTTCGCCGGAGCGACGATCGGACAGCGGGTCGACCTTTACATCGATTCGTGGTCGGCATGGGAGCGGGATCTAACACTCCCCGTCGAGAAGACCTCAGGCCCAGCGACTGCGGCTCGTGGGTTCACCGACTGTTGA
- a CDS encoding DMT family transporter: MSLAFVSLTPAQTLGIPVALVGSIFLAVGAEFQQHGLTRVGNAQNGTERSGLGWRQLAALARRPSWLLGTLMLGLAIVFQLFALYLAPLTVVQPLGAIALVVTALITARLTRTMLRRPTIRAILYCVGGVGLFVTVAALTTTTIPITDAQLLIVVIILAVILLVFGIAFVLLRTRLTRIFYVVGAGVLFGFVATLAKVLITRIQTIIHNGFHLNPADWLTVVCLLGLAAAGILGSYFVQTAYSAGSPELVIAGLTVIDPLVGVSIGIIVLGEAATAPFWADAVFVVAGAIAVYGVIQLARHQPHAAATLSTQSAGNER, encoded by the coding sequence GTGAGTCTCGCTTTCGTCTCCCTGACACCCGCCCAGACGTTGGGTATTCCGGTCGCGCTGGTGGGATCGATCTTCCTCGCGGTAGGAGCCGAGTTCCAACAACATGGCTTGACCAGGGTCGGTAATGCCCAGAACGGCACCGAACGTTCCGGTCTGGGCTGGAGGCAACTGGCCGCTCTCGCGCGGCGTCCGTCTTGGCTGCTGGGCACGCTCATGCTCGGACTCGCCATCGTGTTCCAGCTGTTCGCCCTCTACTTGGCGCCGCTGACAGTCGTGCAACCGCTCGGCGCGATCGCGCTCGTCGTGACGGCCCTGATTACCGCCCGGCTGACCAGAACCATGCTCCGGCGGCCGACGATCCGCGCAATTCTGTACTGCGTGGGCGGGGTCGGTCTCTTCGTCACCGTTGCCGCACTGACCACCACGACCATTCCGATCACCGACGCTCAGCTCCTGATCGTGGTGATCATCCTTGCCGTCATACTCCTGGTGTTCGGTATCGCCTTCGTGCTGTTGCGCACCAGGTTGACCAGGATCTTCTACGTGGTTGGTGCCGGCGTGCTCTTCGGTTTCGTGGCCACGCTCGCCAAGGTGTTGATCACCCGCATCCAGACGATCATCCACAACGGCTTCCACCTGAACCCGGCCGACTGGCTGACCGTGGTCTGCCTGCTCGGATTGGCGGCGGCCGGCATCCTCGGTTCCTACTTCGTACAGACGGCGTACTCGGCCGGATCCCCGGAGCTCGTGATCGCGGGGCTCACCGTCATCGACCCGCTCGTGGGCGTGAGCATCGGGATCATCGTGCTTGGCGAAGCCGCCACCGCACCGTTCTGGGCCGACGCCGTGTTCGTCGTCGCTGGCGCGATCGCCGTTTACGGCGTCATCCAACTCGCCCGACACCAGCCGCACGCTGCTGCCACCCTGAGTACGCAATCGGCAGGAAACGAGAGGTGA
- a CDS encoding acyl-CoA desaturase, which yields MISTTAPIGLGPVRTVEPRSAAVNDYTLLAHTIHESGLMRRRYGYYWTKLIAVPLAYAGCFTLFVMIGDTWWQLMMALFMAVLFTQTAFLGHDAAHRQIFRSGRWNDWMSLIIGDFFVGMSYGWWQHKHTKHHANPNREGHDPDIDLPVISFSPAQVGQRRPRLLRWVLAHQGTFFFPILCLEGVSLHASSVRRVFSREPIARRPVEISFLAVRTLGYLGVVFFVLPPGKAAAFLGLQLALFGFYMGMSFAPNHKGMPLVPKDMKLDFLRRQVMMSRNIRGSRILDTAMGGLNYQIEHHLFPSMPRPNLRRAAPIVRGYCAERDVPYVETSLVQSYAIVLRYINRVGLGEKDPFACPILERRMSI from the coding sequence ATGATCAGCACAACGGCTCCAATCGGCCTGGGTCCGGTGAGAACGGTCGAGCCGCGATCCGCGGCCGTGAACGACTACACGCTTCTTGCGCACACCATCCACGAGTCCGGCCTGATGCGTCGACGCTATGGCTATTACTGGACGAAGCTCATCGCTGTGCCGCTCGCCTATGCCGGATGCTTCACCCTTTTTGTGATGATTGGTGACACCTGGTGGCAGCTCATGATGGCGCTGTTTATGGCGGTCCTCTTCACTCAGACCGCTTTCCTCGGGCACGACGCCGCGCATCGCCAGATCTTCCGTTCAGGTCGGTGGAACGATTGGATGAGTCTGATCATCGGCGACTTTTTCGTCGGTATGAGCTACGGCTGGTGGCAGCACAAACACACGAAGCATCACGCGAATCCGAATCGCGAAGGACACGACCCCGATATTGACTTGCCGGTCATCTCTTTCAGCCCGGCGCAGGTGGGGCAACGGCGACCGAGACTTCTGAGATGGGTGTTAGCGCACCAGGGGACCTTCTTCTTCCCCATACTGTGCCTCGAAGGGGTCTCCTTGCACGCATCCAGTGTGCGCCGGGTGTTCTCTCGTGAACCGATTGCTCGACGACCAGTCGAGATCTCGTTCCTGGCCGTGCGCACGCTCGGCTACCTGGGAGTTGTGTTCTTCGTGTTGCCGCCGGGAAAGGCCGCCGCGTTCCTCGGGCTCCAGTTGGCTCTCTTCGGTTTCTATATGGGGATGTCGTTCGCCCCGAACCACAAAGGCATGCCGCTCGTACCCAAGGACATGAAACTCGACTTCTTGCGACGCCAGGTCATGATGAGCAGGAATATTCGCGGTAGCCGAATTCTCGACACTGCTATGGGCGGACTGAACTACCAGATCGAGCACCACCTGTTTCCATCGATGCCCAGACCAAATTTGCGACGGGCGGCGCCGATCGTGCGCGGCTACTGCGCGGAACGCGATGTGCCGTACGTGGAAACGAGTCTCGTGCAGTCCTATGCGATCGTCCTCCGATACATCAATCGGGTGGGCCTCGGAGAAAAGGATCCATTCGCCTGCCCCATACTCGAGCGGCGGATGAGCATCTAG
- a CDS encoding diacylglycerol kinase family protein, translating to MSVKRAAVIYNPTKISRDRLQPVVLAYEKQFGWAPSHWYQTGADDAGRGAAEAALQGAASVIVVAGGDGTVRTVAATIYESGTPLALVPVGTGNLLARNLGIPLNDVRGAIGAAFGNNTRAIDLAVADLENPHRQQHSEVFLVMAGIGLDAEMANNTSAVAKKYLGWLAYVTPIARSIITNRLFQVDYRIDGGHVRSSHAHTVIVGNCGTLTGNMLLLPSAVVDDGLLDVVMLRPRRRIGWAGIGTRLTLQGVGSRTRFGRRIVQLAPDLKALAYAQGERFEARFETPHDVELDGDGLGSICRVRITLRSRALTICMPDTNEPPNQSNNIQGT from the coding sequence ATGAGTGTGAAGCGGGCGGCTGTCATCTACAACCCGACCAAGATTTCACGAGATCGATTACAACCAGTCGTTCTGGCGTACGAAAAGCAGTTTGGGTGGGCGCCGTCTCACTGGTATCAGACTGGCGCTGATGACGCAGGACGTGGTGCTGCAGAGGCGGCATTACAGGGCGCGGCGTCCGTGATCGTTGTGGCCGGCGGCGACGGCACGGTGCGGACGGTGGCCGCGACTATCTATGAGTCAGGTACCCCTCTTGCCTTGGTACCTGTCGGCACAGGCAACCTGCTCGCCCGCAATCTCGGCATACCTCTCAATGATGTTCGCGGTGCGATCGGTGCCGCCTTCGGGAACAACACACGCGCCATAGATCTAGCGGTTGCTGACTTGGAGAACCCGCATCGCCAACAACATTCGGAAGTGTTTCTTGTCATGGCCGGGATCGGGCTCGACGCGGAAATGGCTAACAACACAAGCGCTGTTGCCAAGAAGTACCTTGGGTGGCTTGCCTATGTGACGCCGATTGCACGATCGATCATCACCAATCGCCTGTTTCAGGTCGACTACAGGATCGATGGAGGTCACGTCAGGTCGTCACATGCGCACACCGTAATCGTCGGCAATTGCGGCACTCTCACCGGAAACATGCTCCTGCTTCCGAGTGCCGTCGTGGACGACGGCCTCTTGGACGTGGTCATGCTGCGCCCGCGAAGACGAATCGGCTGGGCCGGCATTGGCACACGCTTGACCCTGCAAGGAGTGGGGTCTCGTACTCGCTTTGGGCGTCGTATTGTTCAGCTCGCTCCAGACCTCAAAGCGCTTGCCTATGCGCAGGGGGAACGATTCGAAGCCCGATTCGAGACCCCTCATGACGTTGAACTCGACGGCGACGGGCTCGGATCCATTTGCCGGGTACGAATCACGCTTCGGTCACGGGCACTCACGATCTGCATGCCCGATACGAATGAACCTCCAAATCAGTCGAACAATATCCAGGGCACCTGA
- a CDS encoding GAF and ANTAR domain-containing protein: MNPDGPSVDREAHNLRASGSAAALCRRFVNTLPVDGASISVFGIGWQQTTIAASDRVAAALEELQFDLGEGPHWQAIQTGRSVSVTDLDSAQSDAWPMFASAALGIGVHAVIALPLKLGATTIGVVDLNRRLAGPFGSEALETAETLTRRTALASARFAAETAREDVVEESDTAPALRREVHQAIGMIVVQLNTTATEAFARLRAHAFASGRTVQAVALDVVNRQLDFAALQDDAT; this comes from the coding sequence ATGAATCCGGACGGTCCCAGCGTGGACCGCGAAGCACACAACCTCCGCGCTAGCGGATCAGCCGCCGCGCTCTGTCGTCGATTTGTGAACACCCTCCCGGTAGACGGAGCATCGATATCGGTGTTCGGCATCGGGTGGCAGCAGACGACCATCGCGGCAAGCGATCGTGTTGCTGCAGCCTTGGAAGAGCTCCAGTTCGACCTAGGCGAGGGCCCACACTGGCAGGCGATCCAGACCGGACGATCGGTCTCCGTGACCGATCTGGATTCCGCTCAGTCCGACGCGTGGCCCATGTTTGCCTCTGCCGCCCTTGGTATAGGCGTGCATGCGGTGATCGCTTTGCCCCTCAAGCTTGGCGCCACCACGATCGGGGTGGTCGACCTCAACCGCCGACTGGCCGGGCCTTTTGGCTCTGAAGCGCTCGAAACCGCGGAGACGCTGACCAGACGCACCGCCTTAGCCTCGGCTCGCTTTGCGGCTGAAACGGCACGCGAGGACGTGGTCGAAGAGTCCGACACGGCTCCCGCGCTTCGGCGCGAAGTGCACCAAGCGATCGGCATGATCGTGGTACAGCTAAACACCACAGCAACCGAGGCGTTCGCCCGTCTCCGAGCACACGCGTTCGCCTCCGGGCGTACCGTACAGGCCGTCGCGCTCGACGTAGTCAACCGCCAGCTGGATTTCGCCGCGTTGCAGGATGACGCGACGTAG
- a CDS encoding GAF and ANTAR domain-containing protein — translation MASATRESRLNAAFVAVADTLTADYDVVDLLHTLVIECTDILDAQAGGLLLSDQPGGRLNLVASTSEDAELVELMQLSAGRGPCLDCFESGRPVDVPNIAARRESWPSFVEIALDHGFHSMHATPLRLRGEIIGTMNLFRTQSGALPEPDVAVAQALADVATIGILHERISSRTQLVIEQLQYALDSRVLLEQAKGAVAQATGLSMDGSFDALRRYARNHSTTLRNVAASVIDHTIDPAHLTRQVR, via the coding sequence ATGGCAAGTGCTACACGAGAGTCCAGACTCAACGCCGCGTTCGTCGCCGTCGCCGACACACTCACCGCGGACTACGACGTCGTCGACCTGCTACACACCCTCGTCATCGAATGCACGGACATTCTTGATGCACAGGCCGGCGGCCTCCTACTCAGTGATCAACCCGGCGGCCGCCTGAATCTCGTCGCGTCGACCAGTGAAGACGCCGAACTCGTAGAGCTCATGCAATTGTCGGCCGGCCGCGGACCCTGCCTCGACTGCTTCGAATCTGGTCGCCCTGTCGATGTCCCAAACATTGCAGCCCGTCGCGAATCCTGGCCGAGCTTCGTGGAGATCGCGCTTGACCACGGCTTCCACTCCATGCATGCCACCCCCCTGAGACTGCGCGGCGAGATCATCGGCACAATGAACCTCTTTCGCACGCAGTCCGGCGCACTTCCGGAGCCGGATGTGGCCGTTGCGCAGGCGTTGGCCGACGTGGCAACCATTGGCATCCTGCATGAACGCATCAGCAGCAGGACACAGCTCGTAATCGAGCAACTCCAATACGCCCTCGATAGCCGAGTGCTCCTGGAACAAGCAAAGGGGGCAGTTGCGCAAGCCACCGGGCTGAGCATGGACGGTTCATTCGACGCCCTCCGCCGATACGCCCGCAACCACAGCACCACCCTGCGAAACGTGGCTGCATCCGTAATCGACCACACCATAGACCCCGCCCACCTCACACGTCAGGTGCGATAG
- a CDS encoding site-specific integrase, which produces MKRGFRTKRDAELFLATVDLSQARGEWVDPTKSRTPVSVVAEEWFRAQVQVKPTTRSGYRFHLDKYVLPKWGQYSLVNVRHGEVQAWVGELSERLGPSMVRQIHLVLAGVLRYAIRDGRLITNPSDGIQLPRLAKREHGYLTHAQVRMLATECGTQAVVVLFLAYTGLRWGEMAGLKVGRINFERRRVDVAQAVSEPRGVIVWGTPKNHERRSVPFPDLLSSGLEQRCAGRDADDLVFAGADGGVFRAGNFRNRIFNAAVARCMEQDQTFPRLTPHDLRHTAASLAVSAGANVKSVQRMLGHASAAMTLDVYADLFDDDLDAVAVALNAGASHSGAVKI; this is translated from the coding sequence ATGAAGCGAGGCTTCCGCACGAAGCGGGACGCGGAGCTGTTCCTAGCCACGGTGGATCTTAGCCAGGCCAGGGGCGAATGGGTGGATCCGACCAAGTCACGGACGCCGGTGTCTGTGGTGGCCGAGGAGTGGTTCCGTGCGCAGGTGCAGGTGAAGCCGACGACACGGTCGGGTTACCGGTTCCATCTGGACAAGTACGTCCTGCCCAAGTGGGGCCAGTACAGCCTGGTGAATGTCCGCCACGGCGAGGTTCAGGCCTGGGTCGGAGAGCTCTCCGAGCGTCTTGGCCCGTCAATGGTCAGGCAGATTCACCTGGTGCTGGCGGGAGTACTGAGGTACGCGATCCGAGATGGCCGGCTCATCACCAACCCGTCTGACGGCATCCAGCTGCCCAGACTTGCGAAGCGTGAGCACGGGTACCTAACGCATGCGCAAGTGCGGATGCTCGCTACCGAGTGCGGAACACAGGCAGTCGTGGTCCTCTTCCTCGCTTACACCGGGCTGCGGTGGGGCGAGATGGCCGGCCTCAAGGTCGGCAGGATCAACTTCGAGCGTCGCCGAGTCGACGTCGCGCAGGCGGTGTCAGAACCTCGAGGTGTTATCGTCTGGGGCACTCCGAAGAACCACGAGCGACGCTCGGTGCCCTTCCCCGATCTGCTGTCCAGCGGCCTGGAGCAGCGGTGCGCAGGACGCGACGCGGATGACCTGGTGTTCGCCGGCGCGGACGGTGGAGTATTCCGTGCCGGCAACTTCCGCAACCGGATCTTCAACGCTGCCGTAGCCCGGTGCATGGAGCAGGACCAGACCTTCCCGCGGCTGACACCTCACGACCTGCGGCACACGGCCGCGTCCCTCGCCGTGTCGGCGGGAGCGAACGTGAAGTCTGTGCAGCGGATGCTTGGCCATGCATCCGCAGCGATGACACTCGACGTCTATGCCGACCTCTTCGACGATGACCTGGACGCCGTTGCAGTCGCCCTGAACGCTGGTGCGTCGCACTCGGGTGCAGTCAAAATATAG
- a CDS encoding cation transporter → MADFGLDSLIEIGASSVVLWELSGAGERRQKIALRLIGAAFITLAAYLLVQTTIALLTQHRPDGSVGGIIWTGITAVCMFILATFKTRTGRALDNLVLRTEGHVTMIDGLLACAVLLGVLLNTVLDWWWADSAATLVIVYYAIREAIDIFRPDPE, encoded by the coding sequence TTGGCCGACTTCGGACTGGACTCACTCATTGAGATCGGGGCCAGCTCGGTCGTACTGTGGGAGCTTTCGGGCGCCGGCGAACGACGACAAAAGATTGCGTTGCGCTTAATCGGTGCCGCATTTATCACCCTGGCCGCCTACCTCCTGGTGCAGACCACGATCGCCCTGCTCACCCAGCACCGTCCAGACGGCAGCGTCGGCGGCATCATCTGGACCGGTATCACGGCAGTCTGCATGTTCATTCTTGCGACGTTCAAGACCCGTACCGGCCGGGCCTTGGACAACCTCGTGCTGCGCACGGAGGGCCACGTGACGATGATCGATGGACTCCTTGCCTGTGCCGTCCTGCTCGGAGTATTGCTGAATACGGTTCTGGACTGGTGGTGGGCAGACTCTGCAGCAACCCTTGTCATCGTTTACTACGCCATCCGCGAGGCCATCGACATCTTCCGTCCTGATCCAGAATGA